Proteins encoded by one window of Candidatus Stoquefichus sp. SB1:
- a CDS encoding helix-turn-helix domain-containing protein, which translates to MLSVNYVTRGYQVPLYPNAMQKVLLKKTFGCTRLVINHFLAIQKESLMNQGHIYTKIQISHMLTLMKKDEQFSFLGEVDSVALQSSCENLDLAFTKFFKEHKGFPHFKKKGYYSSYTAKNNNECIRTGHNCIRLPKIGWVKTKLHQSIEGHIQRVSVIDHGDGSYSLSICASCVLVETLDIQSMMNGMVWKEVHQDRSV; encoded by the coding sequence GTGTTGTCTGTAAACTATGTCACAAGAGGATATCAGGTTCCTCTTTATCCTAATGCAATGCAAAAGGTTCTTCTGAAAAAGACTTTTGGCTGTACTCGCCTTGTCATTAATCACTTTCTTGCGATTCAAAAAGAAAGCCTAATGAATCAGGGACATATCTATACAAAAATTCAGATATCCCATATGCTGACGCTTATGAAAAAGGATGAACAGTTTTCATTCCTTGGAGAAGTGGATTCTGTTGCTCTGCAGTCATCATGTGAAAATCTTGACTTGGCTTTCACTAAGTTCTTTAAGGAGCATAAGGGATTTCCGCATTTCAAGAAGAAGGGATACTACAGCAGCTATACAGCCAAGAACAATAACGAATGCATACGTACTGGTCATAACTGCATAAGACTTCCTAAGATTGGCTGGGTGAAAACCAAGCTCCACCAGTCCATAGAAGGTCATATTCAGAGAGTCAGTGTTATTGATCATGGAGATGGAAGCTATTCCCTTTCCATATGTGCCTCATGTGTTCTAGTAGAGACACTGGATATCCAATCAATGATGAATGGAATGGTATGGAAAGAAGTTCATCAGGATCGATCAGTATGA
- a CDS encoding zinc ribbon domain-containing protein, translated as MEWYGKKFIRIDQYEPSSQRCHVCGYINKKVRDLGIREWECPECQTKHNRDINAAINIKKAANRIAA; from the coding sequence ATGGAATGGTATGGAAAGAAGTTCATCAGGATCGATCAGTATGAACCCAGCTCACAGAGATGTCATGTCTGTGGATACATCAATAAGAAAGTCAGGGACTTAGGCATAAGGGAATGGGAATGTCCAGAATGTCAAACAAAGCATAATCGGGACATCAATGCAGCAATCAACATCAAAAAAGCTGCCAATAGAATAGCAGCATAA
- a CDS encoding TetR/AcrR family transcriptional regulator has product MTNQKIDRRIIKTKKAIHNAFTELLSQKDMNDITIKEIAQKADINRKTFYNYYNNIYELLNEIENDTIHNFEQAIEEFDFDNFMDSPSLFLEKLTLIINNDINFYSHFLTMEHNSNLMTKMSNSIKAKLKEALKDKTDMNEQQLNIMINYAVSGMIGIYQEWFQNHQKESLEDISKQTSVLVLLGIKGFITDKH; this is encoded by the coding sequence ATGACTAATCAAAAAATAGATAGAAGAATTATCAAAACAAAAAAAGCAATTCATAATGCTTTTACAGAACTTCTTTCACAAAAAGATATGAATGATATTACAATTAAAGAAATAGCCCAAAAAGCAGATATTAATAGAAAAACATTCTATAACTATTACAATAATATATATGAATTATTAAATGAAATAGAAAATGACACAATTCATAATTTTGAACAGGCGATTGAAGAGTTTGATTTTGATAACTTTATGGATTCTCCTTCTTTATTTTTAGAAAAATTAACTTTGATTATTAATAATGATATTAACTTTTATAGTCATTTTTTAACAATGGAACACAATTCTAATCTAATGACAAAAATGAGTAATAGCATTAAAGCTAAACTTAAAGAAGCCTTAAAAGATAAAACTGATATGAATGAACAGCAATTAAATATCATGATTAATTATGCTGTATCAGGAATGATTGGTATATATCAGGAATGGTTTCAAAATCATCAAAAAGAATCTTTAGAAGATATATCAAAACAAACCAGTGTTTTGGTTCTTCTAGGGATTAAAGGATTTATCACTGATAAGCACTAA
- a CDS encoding radical SAM protein: MNLSQHLKENIINKLYDYLEHNPEKHMPQIMELVDRLDIHQTLQIQRDFVREIIQDPQNIWYQYICDILKSIDREVGKTIFRNFIINAGVEGYAKQIQLKNQYGCNIPWTILLDPTSSCNLKCTGCWAAEYGHQLNLSYETIDNIICQGKELGVYFYIYTGGEPLVRKKDLIRICEKHNDCIFLSFTNATLIDEAFAEEMLRVKNFIPAISVEGFQKATDSRRGQGTYQSVIKAMSLLKEKKLPFGISCCYTSQNVDEIGSAAYFDQMIEWGAKFCWFFHYMPVGMAAVKELMTTPLQREFMYHQIRHFRSTKPIFTIDFQNDGEYVGGCVAGGRRYLHINAKGDVEPCVFIHYSNVNIHDCNLLEALQSPLFIAYHDNQPFNENHLRPCPMLENPQRLRELIKQSKAVSTDYESFETVDHLCEKCDEYAKAWAPVAEYLWQKEDYENE, encoded by the coding sequence ATGAACTTATCACAACATTTAAAAGAAAATATAATTAATAAATTATATGATTATCTTGAACATAATCCTGAAAAGCATATGCCGCAAATTATGGAACTGGTTGATAGACTTGATATTCATCAAACCCTTCAGATTCAAAGAGATTTTGTTAGAGAAATTATTCAAGATCCTCAAAATATCTGGTATCAGTATATCTGTGATATCTTAAAAAGTATTGATCGAGAAGTTGGGAAAACGATATTTAGAAATTTTATTATTAATGCTGGTGTAGAAGGATATGCTAAACAGATTCAACTCAAAAATCAATATGGATGTAATATTCCATGGACGATTTTATTAGATCCAACATCTTCATGTAATTTAAAATGTACGGGCTGCTGGGCAGCGGAATATGGTCATCAATTAAATTTATCATATGAAACAATAGATAATATTATTTGTCAAGGGAAAGAATTAGGTGTGTATTTTTATATTTATACTGGTGGGGAACCTTTGGTAAGAAAAAAAGACTTAATACGTATATGTGAAAAACATAATGATTGTATCTTTTTATCATTTACCAATGCAACATTGATTGATGAAGCTTTTGCTGAGGAAATGTTAAGAGTGAAAAACTTTATTCCTGCTATAAGTGTAGAAGGTTTTCAAAAAGCAACGGATTCAAGAAGAGGTCAAGGAACATATCAGAGTGTTATCAAAGCAATGAGTTTATTAAAAGAGAAGAAATTGCCTTTTGGTATTTCATGTTGTTATACGAGTCAAAATGTTGATGAAATTGGCAGTGCTGCTTATTTTGATCAAATGATAGAATGGGGAGCAAAATTCTGTTGGTTTTTCCACTATATGCCAGTTGGTATGGCAGCTGTAAAAGAACTGATGACAACCCCACTTCAAAGAGAATTTATGTATCATCAGATTCGTCATTTTAGATCTACAAAACCAATATTTACAATTGATTTTCAAAATGATGGAGAATATGTTGGAGGATGTGTTGCGGGTGGACGACGTTATTTACATATTAATGCTAAAGGTGATGTTGAACCATGTGTTTTCATTCATTATTCAAATGTGAATATCCATGATTGTAATTTATTAGAAGCTTTGCAGAGTCCACTATTTATTGCTTACCATGATAACCAACCATTTAATGAGAATCATTTAAGACCATGTCCAATGTTAGAAAATCCTCAACGTTTAAGAGAACTGATTAAACAAAGCAAGGCTGTAAGTACTGATTATGAAAGTTTTGAAACAGTTGATCATTTATGCGAAAAATGTGATGAATATGCTAAGGCATGGGCACCAGTTGCTGAATATCTATGGCAAAAAGAAGATTATGAAAATGAATAA